The sequence below is a genomic window from Haloferax mediterranei ATCC 33500.
CTCCATGTCAAGGAGGTGTCATAACCAGACTAGACCACCAACCCGGTGTGTTGCTGACATCGACCGAACTCCAAAACGTGGGAAGAGTAGTGGGTTGGGGCAGATTTGAACTGCCGGCCTCCTCCATGTCAAGGAGGTGTCATAACCAGACTAGACCACCAACCCGGTTACGGTGCTTCCCACGCCCGTTCGGACGTATCTCTCCGTTATCCGGGGTTACAATTTAAGCTTTCGAATCGGACCACGTGCGGCGATTCACAGCACAGCACGCTCCCGACGACCCACACGGCCGAATCGTAGTCGTGCCGCCGGGTCATTCGGCCTGAGACGCACATCCGATGGCGGCGATTTTCGCCAGCCCGATATCCTTAAGACGATGTACGGATTTGTACATTGTAACCCGAACAAGTACATCGGTGATTACCAATGCAGGATTATATCGAACGTGTCACTGGCGGCTCGGACCTGACTGTCGAGGAGGCGCGGGAGGCCGCACAGGCGGTTTTCAACGGTGCGACGGAGGCGCAAATCGGCGCGCTGCTCACCGCTCTCCGCGCGAAAGGAGAAACAGAGGCCGAAATCGCCGGCTTCGCACAGGGCATGCGCGACGCCGCGTTGACCATCGAACCGTCCCGTGGGCCGCTCGTCGACACTTGCGGCACCGGCGGCGACGACTACAACACCATCAATGTCTCGACGACCAGCGCGCTCGTGGCTGCCGGGGCAGGCGCGGCGGTCGCCAAGCACGGCAACTACTCCGTCTCTTCTTCTTCTGGGAGTGCTGACGTGCTCGAAGTCGCCGGCGTGAACGTCGAAGCCAACCCCGACTCCGTCGAGGAGTGTATCGATACCAACGGTCTGGGATTCATGCTCGCGCCCGTGTTCCACCCCGCGATGAAAGCGGTCATCGGCCCGCGGAAAGAACTCGGCATGCGCACGATTTTCAACGTCCTCGGCCCGCTGACGAACCCTGCCGGGGCCGATGCGCAAGTGCTCGGCGTCTACGACCCAGACCTCGTTCCCATGATTGCCCGTGCGCTCTCTCACATGCCCGTCGAGCGCGCCCTCGTCGTCCACGGCTCCGGAATGGACGAAATCGCGCTCCACGACGCGACCACCGTGGCCGAAGTCAACGGCGACGAAATCACCGAGTACACGCTCACGCCGGGCGACCTCGGCCTCGAACAGGCACCGATTGACGCCGTTTCAGGCGGAACGCCGCAAGAGAATGCCCGCGACCTCGAAGGC
It includes:
- the trpD gene encoding anthranilate phosphoribosyltransferase, with the translated sequence MQDYIERVTGGSDLTVEEAREAAQAVFNGATEAQIGALLTALRAKGETEAEIAGFAQGMRDAALTIEPSRGPLVDTCGTGGDDYNTINVSTTSALVAAGAGAAVAKHGNYSVSSSSGSADVLEVAGVNVEANPDSVEECIDTNGLGFMLAPVFHPAMKAVIGPRKELGMRTIFNVLGPLTNPAGADAQVLGVYDPDLVPMIARALSHMPVERALVVHGSGMDEIALHDATTVAEVNGDEITEYTLTPGDLGLEQAPIDAVSGGTPQENARDLEGILTGDVTGAKRDLILANAGAALYVADLADSLEDGVDAARDAIDTGAAKAKLDALREA